One region of Epilithonimonas zeae genomic DNA includes:
- the panC gene encoding pantoate--beta-alanine ligase, whose product MQVFYDYNSFSNYINTQKKQGKSIGFAPTMGALHAGHISLYEEARKENNIVISSIFVNPTQFNNPEDLEKYPRTIEDDIKKLENSKLVDAVYIPRVEDIYPNGMERKRYNFGGIENEMEGAARPGHFDGVGTVVEELFRQVQPDNAYFGEKDFQQLKIIEKLVEVLDLKIKIHGVKIHREENGLAMSSRNMRLSETEKETSSLIYKSLKQVNDWTKTLNVYEIKERVEKIFNQGEMDLEYFIIADEETLKEVDSLSENKNYRAFIVVNVGSVRLIDNLHLD is encoded by the coding sequence ATGCAGGTTTTCTACGACTACAATTCATTTTCCAATTATATTAATACTCAAAAAAAACAAGGCAAATCAATAGGTTTCGCGCCGACAATGGGCGCTTTACACGCAGGACATATTTCACTTTATGAGGAAGCAAGAAAAGAGAATAACATTGTTATATCTTCTATTTTTGTTAATCCTACTCAGTTTAACAATCCTGAAGATCTTGAAAAATATCCTCGAACTATTGAAGACGATATTAAAAAACTAGAAAACTCTAAGCTTGTAGATGCAGTATATATTCCGAGAGTTGAAGATATCTACCCTAACGGAATGGAGAGAAAACGCTACAATTTTGGAGGAATCGAAAACGAAATGGAAGGAGCTGCCAGACCAGGACACTTCGATGGAGTTGGAACAGTCGTAGAAGAATTATTCCGACAAGTACAACCAGACAATGCGTATTTTGGAGAAAAGGATTTTCAGCAATTGAAAATCATCGAAAAACTGGTTGAAGTTTTGGATTTGAAAATTAAAATTCACGGCGTAAAAATTCATAGAGAAGAAAATGGCCTTGCTATGAGTTCCCGCAATATGAGACTTTCTGAAACTGAAAAAGAAACTTCCTCTCTTATATATAAGTCTTTGAAGCAGGTTAATGACTGGACAAAAACTTTAAATGTTTATGAAATTAAGGAAAGGGTTGAAAAGATCTTCAACCAGGGAGAAATGGATTTGGAATATTTTATAATTGCAGACGAAGAAACTTTAAAAGAGGTTGACTCTTTATCAGAAAACAAAAACTACAGAGCTTTTATAGTTGTGAACGTTGGAAGCGTAAGATTAATTGATAACCTTCATCTGGACTAA
- a CDS encoding glycogen/starch synthase, translating into MPNQKILYVTTEMFPYQEETNIGSLVHKMALKMHGGGNDVRVFMPRFGQISERKFQLHEVIRLSGMNIIINDLDQPLIIKVASLPGERLQVYFIDNEEYFKRKQYYFDDEGAPFEDNNERAVFFARGVIETIKKLNWVPDVIHLNGWMSALIPIYLKTYYKDDTYFKDTKIVLSVYNEDDIPLNENTKEILEFDNISGLQSLDKPSFLNFVNASMDYVDVIVKGNEFLEEKLEEAYGKADAEKSDYLNADSIAQVY; encoded by the coding sequence ATGCCTAATCAAAAGATTTTATACGTTACTACGGAAATGTTTCCCTACCAAGAGGAGACAAATATCGGGAGCTTGGTACACAAAATGGCGCTGAAAATGCACGGCGGAGGTAACGATGTAAGGGTTTTTATGCCTAGATTCGGACAAATCAGTGAAAGAAAATTCCAATTACACGAGGTAATCAGACTTTCTGGGATGAACATCATTATTAATGATCTGGATCAACCATTGATTATTAAAGTTGCTTCTTTACCTGGTGAGCGTCTGCAGGTTTATTTCATTGATAATGAAGAGTACTTCAAAAGAAAACAATATTATTTTGATGACGAAGGAGCACCATTTGAAGATAACAACGAGAGAGCTGTTTTCTTTGCAAGAGGTGTTATAGAAACTATCAAAAAACTAAATTGGGTTCCAGATGTTATCCATTTAAATGGATGGATGTCAGCTTTAATCCCGATTTATTTAAAAACTTATTACAAAGACGATACTTATTTCAAAGATACCAAAATTGTTCTTTCTGTGTATAATGAGGATGATATTCCGTTGAATGAAAATACCAAAGAAATTTTGGAATTCGATAATATTTCTGGTCTACAATCGTTAGATAAACCAAGCTTCTTGAATTTTGTTAATGCAAGTATGGATTATGTAGATGTCATCGTAAAAGGAAATGAATTTCTTGAAGAAAAACTTGAGGAGGCTTATGGGAAAGCAGATGCTGAAAAATCAGACTATCTGAATGCAGATTCTATAGCTCAGGTTTATTAA
- a CDS encoding DUF4270 family protein — protein MIKIKTLMKLLPFLLMGVIVLNSCEGDLDDLGSQLVEGADGADQAYSIIAYNINNNDVIQSDASKLDSVRIGNFEEDVFGSQKVSYLTQLRLDTYNPDFGKNPVIDSVVLTLKPRYATATDSITTTTNEDYVYPDGSVAAKKVVTTYPVSKYGRTKNGKDKLIVNIKVNEVTDFMGGASDSLSSNKAFAIGSQIGSKSFNGTVNSVVITKDSDGSELLNRSVSMRIKLDSAFFQNKIIAKQGNQVLKDAASFIRYFKGISISVDEPKGYLFSMAPNDAGIVIYYKNDVTATDGTVTRTKAQTTLNLGSGNTHFSHIVFNKSSDYSNAMTAATNVKDLDNPLVPQYTVNPASKIYMQGMGGSSIGLRIPAGTILALKKLYKENKVGIVSAKLRLFNDDITWKNSYRKPSSLIVRQNNETGFLPDMTELASAGYSLIKTANLSTENASYDIGITASLKKIIEDETYDVTKGKDFIVNVGSYLSDASTGLLLGQAYNDRAYNPYRIVLKGTDINNLGNAGEKILNTSKVAQLRIIYTKK, from the coding sequence ATGATAAAAATAAAAACATTAATGAAGTTGCTTCCGTTCTTGTTGATGGGAGTAATTGTATTAAATTCTTGTGAAGGAGATTTAGATGATCTAGGGTCTCAATTGGTGGAAGGAGCAGATGGTGCGGATCAAGCATATAGTATTATCGCTTACAATATTAATAATAATGATGTTATCCAATCAGATGCTTCTAAACTGGATAGTGTTAGAATAGGTAATTTTGAAGAGGATGTTTTCGGAAGTCAGAAAGTATCATACCTTACTCAGCTAAGATTGGATACTTATAATCCTGATTTTGGAAAAAACCCTGTTATCGACTCTGTAGTGCTTACTTTGAAACCGAGATATGCAACAGCTACGGATTCTATTACAACTACTACTAATGAAGATTATGTTTATCCAGATGGTTCAGTTGCTGCTAAAAAGGTAGTTACGACATATCCTGTAAGCAAATACGGAAGAACCAAAAACGGAAAAGATAAATTAATAGTTAATATAAAAGTGAATGAAGTCACCGACTTTATGGGCGGAGCTTCAGATTCATTATCTTCTAATAAAGCTTTTGCGATAGGTTCGCAGATTGGATCTAAGTCTTTCAATGGGACTGTGAATTCAGTTGTAATTACTAAAGATTCAGATGGTTCAGAATTGTTGAACCGAAGCGTTTCTATGAGAATAAAACTGGATAGTGCATTTTTCCAAAATAAAATTATCGCTAAACAAGGTAATCAGGTTTTAAAGGATGCGGCTTCTTTTATCAGGTATTTTAAGGGAATCAGCATTTCTGTTGATGAGCCAAAAGGTTACCTTTTTTCTATGGCACCTAACGATGCAGGAATTGTAATTTATTATAAGAATGATGTTACTGCAACAGATGGAACCGTTACAAGGACAAAAGCACAAACTACTTTGAATTTAGGATCTGGTAATACTCATTTTAGTCATATTGTTTTTAATAAATCCTCAGATTATAGCAATGCTATGACTGCAGCAACCAATGTCAAAGATTTGGATAATCCTTTAGTACCACAGTATACAGTAAATCCTGCATCTAAAATATATATGCAAGGAATGGGAGGAAGTAGTATTGGTTTGAGAATTCCTGCTGGTACTATTTTAGCGCTTAAAAAACTATATAAGGAGAATAAAGTAGGAATCGTTTCTGCAAAACTTCGTTTATTCAATGATGATATAACTTGGAAAAATTCTTACAGAAAACCAAGCAGTTTAATCGTTCGTCAAAATAATGAAACTGGATTTTTACCAGATATGACAGAGTTGGCTAGTGCAGGCTATTCATTAATAAAAACAGCTAATCTTTCTACGGAAAATGCATCTTATGATATAGGAATTACTGCTTCTTTAAAGAAAATTATCGAAGATGAGACCTATGATGTTACAAAAGGAAAAGACTTTATTGTTAATGTCGGAAGTTATTTAAGTGATGCCTCTACTGGTCTTTTATTAGGACAAGCATATAATGACAGAGCTTATAACCCGTACCGTATCGTGCTTAAAGGAACAGATATAAATAATCTGGGTAATGCGGGTGAAAAAATATTAAATACTTCTAAGGTAGCTCAGCTTAGAATAATATATACTAAAAAATAA
- the glmS gene encoding glutamine--fructose-6-phosphate transaminase (isomerizing), with translation MCGIVGYTGFRDAYDIVINGLRRLEYRGYDSAGIILESQKGDLEVKKTKGKVDDLVAISKGLKETAKLGMGHTRWATHGIPSDNNSHPHLSNNGKIAIVHNGIIENYDTIKTMLINKEYEFKSETDTEVLVNLIQYFMDKEPTLDFPEAVRYALNEVYGAYAVSVMHEDFPGQLVVARLGSPLAVGIGENEYFVASDASPFVEFTKEAVYLEEGHMATISLESGIDIRTIKENAKIEPAIQELRLNLEQIEKGGYDHFMLKEIFEQPKSIHDTMRGRLLVDEGIIKMAGIWDHLDRLTNAERIIIIACGTSWHAGLIGEYLIEEFARVPVEVEYASEFRYRNPIISSKDVVIAISQSGETADTMAAIKLAKEKGAFVFGICNVVDSSIARYTDAGAYTHAGPEIGVASTKAFTAQLTILSLIAIKLGNHNGNLGKADFMRLITELDAIPKKVEDVLNSVDETVKTIASKFVDATNFLYLGRGYNFPAALEGALKLKEISYIHAEGYPAAEMKHGPIALIDENMPIVIIAPKVGHYDKIVSNVQEIKARKGKVIAIVNKGDTQVSAMADYIIEIPETSECFSPILASIPLQLLSYYIAVARGANVDQPRNLAKSVTVE, from the coding sequence ATGTGTGGAATTGTTGGATATACAGGTTTTAGAGATGCATATGATATAGTAATCAACGGGTTGCGTCGTCTGGAATATCGTGGTTATGACAGCGCTGGGATTATTTTAGAATCTCAAAAAGGAGATTTAGAAGTTAAAAAAACCAAAGGAAAAGTAGACGATCTTGTCGCAATTTCCAAAGGTTTGAAAGAAACTGCCAAATTGGGAATGGGTCACACAAGATGGGCTACACACGGTATTCCTAGTGATAACAATTCTCATCCACACCTTTCTAATAATGGTAAAATAGCGATTGTTCATAATGGTATTATAGAAAATTATGATACGATTAAAACAATGCTTATCAATAAAGAATACGAATTTAAATCCGAAACTGATACAGAAGTTTTAGTAAATCTTATCCAGTATTTTATGGATAAAGAGCCTACTTTAGACTTTCCAGAAGCCGTAAGATATGCTTTGAACGAAGTTTATGGCGCTTATGCGGTTTCTGTGATGCACGAAGATTTTCCGGGACAGTTAGTAGTTGCAAGATTAGGTTCTCCTTTAGCTGTTGGTATTGGTGAAAACGAATATTTTGTTGCTTCTGATGCTTCACCTTTTGTTGAATTTACAAAGGAAGCAGTGTATTTGGAAGAAGGTCACATGGCTACAATCTCTTTAGAATCTGGAATTGACATCAGAACTATTAAAGAAAATGCTAAAATCGAACCTGCTATTCAAGAGCTAAGACTTAATCTTGAACAAATAGAGAAAGGTGGGTATGACCATTTTATGTTAAAAGAAATCTTTGAGCAGCCAAAGTCTATTCATGATACAATGAGAGGCCGTCTTTTGGTTGATGAAGGAATCATTAAAATGGCTGGGATCTGGGATCATTTAGATAGATTAACTAATGCGGAAAGAATTATCATCATTGCTTGTGGTACTTCTTGGCACGCTGGATTAATTGGTGAATATCTAATTGAAGAATTTGCAAGAGTTCCAGTAGAAGTAGAATATGCTTCAGAGTTCAGATACAGAAACCCAATTATTAGTTCGAAAGATGTTGTAATTGCAATTTCGCAATCGGGTGAAACTGCTGATACAATGGCTGCTATCAAATTGGCTAAAGAAAAAGGAGCTTTCGTTTTTGGAATTTGCAATGTTGTAGATTCTTCAATTGCTCGTTACACAGATGCTGGTGCTTATACACACGCTGGACCAGAAATTGGTGTAGCTTCTACAAAAGCTTTCACAGCACAATTAACAATATTATCATTAATTGCAATTAAGTTAGGAAACCATAATGGAAATCTTGGAAAAGCAGATTTCATGAGATTAATTACCGAATTGGATGCTATTCCGAAAAAAGTAGAAGATGTTCTTAATTCTGTAGATGAAACAGTGAAAACAATTGCTTCCAAATTTGTTGATGCTACCAATTTCTTGTATTTAGGTAGAGGTTACAATTTCCCTGCGGCTTTGGAAGGAGCTCTTAAACTAAAAGAGATTTCTTATATCCACGCAGAAGGGTATCCTGCTGCTGAAATGAAGCACGGACCTATTGCTTTAATTGATGAAAATATGCCAATCGTTATTATTGCTCCGAAAGTTGGGCATTATGATAAGATTGTAAGCAATGTACAAGAAATCAAAGCTAGAAAAGGAAAAGTAATTGCAATTGTTAACAAAGGCGATACACAAGTTTCTGCAATGGCGGACTATATTATAGAGATTCCTGAGACTTCAGAATGTTTCTCTCCAATCTTAGCATCTATACCTTTGCAGCTGTTGTCATATTATATTGCTGTGGCTAGAGGAGCTAATGTAGATCAGCCTAGAAACCTGGCAAAATCAGTTACTGTAGAATAA
- the gldK gene encoding gliding motility lipoprotein GldK, with the protein MKRILFILLSTSVIISCSKGGGKGITGNPGIKGELVPRGSSKSFIAERPYGMVPIPGGSFVMGMADQDFASTPEKAMPKTVTVSSFFMDETEVTNAEYRVFINAVRDSIARGLLAEAAGEGGGEEGGNGGSIADYAYASKKTGEDASPYQKFLESQGGRDGYDESKKLDKKVPLTYNTSAYPDEKYAEVLESMYLPAEKRINNERIIDWSKIKYNYQWEDVASAVKDKDRGTKYLKKESIAVYPDTTVWVKDFNYAYNEPLFDQYFWHNAYKEYPVVGVTWDQARAYCDFKTKIKTDYNNSLKKKKQKAMRFRLPTESEWEYAAKGGIQNATYPWGGPYLQDDRGCYLANFKPKRGTYIEDEKKGTYTYTGPVKKFPKNGYGLYDMAGNVAEWTESPYNNSTYEFSSTLNPYLSNQAYREVKKTVRGGSWKDVGYLLMTGYRDWERKDSARSYIGFRTIQDIPAGAGKFTRKTK; encoded by the coding sequence ATGAAAAGGATATTATTTATATTGTTGTCAACTTCGGTTATCATTTCTTGTTCCAAAGGTGGAGGGAAAGGTATTACAGGTAACCCCGGAATCAAGGGTGAACTTGTTCCAAGAGGATCTTCAAAATCATTTATAGCAGAAAGACCTTATGGGATGGTTCCAATTCCTGGTGGATCTTTTGTAATGGGTATGGCAGATCAGGACTTTGCGAGTACACCGGAAAAAGCAATGCCAAAAACAGTGACCGTTTCTTCCTTTTTTATGGATGAGACAGAAGTTACAAACGCAGAATATCGTGTTTTTATCAATGCTGTTAGAGATTCAATTGCCAGAGGCTTATTAGCTGAAGCTGCTGGAGAAGGTGGAGGAGAAGAAGGCGGAAACGGCGGGTCTATTGCTGACTATGCTTATGCTTCTAAAAAAACTGGAGAAGATGCAAGTCCTTATCAGAAATTTTTGGAATCTCAGGGTGGTAGAGATGGTTACGATGAATCTAAAAAATTAGATAAAAAAGTACCATTAACTTATAATACTTCAGCTTATCCGGATGAGAAGTATGCAGAGGTTTTAGAATCTATGTATTTACCTGCTGAAAAGAGAATCAATAATGAAAGAATCATTGATTGGTCCAAGATTAAATATAATTATCAGTGGGAAGATGTTGCTTCTGCGGTAAAAGATAAAGATAGAGGAACAAAATATCTTAAAAAAGAAAGTATTGCCGTTTATCCAGACACCACAGTTTGGGTTAAGGATTTTAACTACGCTTATAACGAACCTTTGTTTGATCAATATTTTTGGCATAATGCTTATAAAGAATATCCTGTTGTTGGTGTAACTTGGGATCAGGCTAGAGCTTATTGTGATTTCAAAACTAAAATCAAAACAGATTATAACAACAGCCTTAAAAAGAAAAAGCAAAAAGCTATGAGATTCCGTCTTCCAACAGAATCTGAATGGGAATATGCTGCAAAAGGGGGAATCCAAAATGCTACTTATCCTTGGGGAGGACCTTATTTGCAAGATGACAGAGGTTGCTACTTAGCCAACTTCAAACCTAAAAGAGGTACTTATATTGAAGATGAGAAAAAAGGAACTTATACTTACACAGGTCCTGTGAAAAAATTCCCTAAAAATGGATACGGATTGTATGATATGGCAGGAAATGTTGCAGAATGGACAGAGTCTCCTTACAACAACTCAACTTACGAATTCTCATCAACTTTAAATCCATATTTATCTAACCAGGCTTACAGAGAAGTTAAGAAAACTGTAAGAGGTGGTTCTTGGAAAGATGTAGGTTATCTATTGATGACTGGATACAGAGATTGGGAAAGAAAAGATTCTGCAAGAAGTTATATCGGGTTCAGAACAATCCAGGATATTCCAGCTGGAGCAGGTAAATTCACGAGAAAAACAAAATAA
- the gldL gene encoding gliding motility protein GldL — translation MFKTKESITNFVYSFGAAIVILGALFKMTHWHVGPITGNVALAAGLITEAIIFLFFAFDPPVKEEHYAWENVYPELLDESAERQPRKVVAKVENKELEVSLSDKLDKMLVDAKLDVSLFERLRGGIDKFSSSVDQINQTVDVSASTHKYNEQLNLAASHLESMNALYALQLEQGQKQSEFSKKYVEDIQKSAAQSEKFNEELQGLTSNLNSLNRVYGGMLSAMKS, via the coding sequence ATGTTTAAAACTAAAGAATCAATAACTAACTTTGTTTATTCGTTTGGTGCAGCTATCGTAATCTTAGGTGCTTTATTCAAAATGACGCACTGGCACGTAGGACCTATTACTGGTAACGTAGCACTTGCTGCAGGTTTGATTACTGAAGCAATCATCTTCTTGTTCTTCGCATTCGATCCACCAGTAAAAGAAGAGCATTATGCTTGGGAAAACGTTTACCCAGAATTATTGGATGAGTCTGCTGAGAGACAACCAAGAAAAGTTGTTGCTAAAGTAGAAAATAAAGAATTGGAAGTTTCATTATCCGACAAGCTTGACAAAATGTTAGTTGATGCTAAATTAGACGTAAGCTTATTCGAAAGATTAAGAGGTGGAATTGATAAATTTTCTTCTTCTGTAGATCAAATCAACCAAACTGTAGATGTTTCTGCTTCTACTCACAAATATAACGAGCAATTGAATCTTGCCGCTTCTCACCTAGAGAGCATGAATGCTTTATATGCTTTACAATTGGAACAAGGACAAAAGCAGTCTGAGTTCAGCAAAAAATATGTTGAAGATATCCAGAAATCTGCAGCACAATCAGAAAAATTCAATGAGGAATTACAAGGTTTAACTTCTAATCTTAATAGCCTTAACAGAGTTTACGGTGGTATGCTTAGCGCAATGAAGTCTTAA
- the gldM gene encoding gliding motility protein GldM: MAGGKQTPRQKMINLMYLVFIAMLAMQIDQEIIRSYKDTNQSLTDTRLTVQDKNDKIFKKTLEAKAVSSPETYGPLLDQYKGLEGKTNELVNFIEDLKTKMSTEAEYNPTLAVEESFTALNNTEPATNNFFKDGDEKNPSKTATDLQAKINGLRDFIVSSFGANPQLKDVAERAKKTLVADFPKGDKRAAKGWIQYKFYNQPLVAALSNLEVIQSEARNLQSDAITSMLQEKVDADIKFDAYEALVSGPSSVMKGEPAQIKVAIGTFASSVPGLSITGAQVVNGQGVITPNTGSTGEQKFQGTITFNDKNGKAHSLPYAHTLNVVSGAEALKEQSGAILAADKMNVLYRGLSNPVSGSILGADLSATTLSAAGASVSGSSGKWNVTPGAGNEVTLTIAGKSPSGKTISQPFKFRVKNIPPPRGEIRGKGYDVMPANMISKQTLTATLKDFDFPVSFNVVSFKVKVPGKAVMSVNGSSLAPVESLTKGLRSGDNVAIFDVQATAQGLSGVVLPNISGVVISVL, encoded by the coding sequence ATGGCAGGAGGTAAACAGACACCACGTCAGAAGATGATTAACCTGATGTATTTGGTTTTCATTGCGATGCTTGCAATGCAGATCGATCAGGAAATCATCAGATCATATAAAGATACCAATCAATCATTAACTGATACCAGACTTACAGTTCAGGACAAGAATGATAAGATTTTCAAAAAGACTTTAGAGGCTAAAGCTGTTTCTTCACCAGAAACATATGGTCCATTGTTAGACCAGTATAAAGGCTTAGAAGGAAAAACTAACGAACTAGTTAATTTTATCGAAGACCTTAAAACTAAAATGAGCACCGAAGCTGAGTATAATCCTACTCTGGCTGTTGAAGAAAGTTTTACTGCTCTTAACAATACTGAGCCGGCTACTAATAATTTCTTTAAAGATGGTGATGAAAAAAATCCATCTAAAACAGCTACAGATCTTCAAGCTAAGATTAATGGCTTAAGAGATTTTATTGTAAGTTCTTTCGGAGCTAATCCTCAATTGAAAGATGTTGCTGAAAGAGCTAAGAAAACACTTGTCGCAGATTTTCCTAAGGGAGATAAAAGAGCTGCAAAAGGGTGGATCCAGTATAAATTTTATAACCAACCATTAGTTGCTGCACTTTCTAACTTAGAAGTTATACAGTCAGAAGCTAGAAACTTGCAGTCAGATGCAATCACTTCTATGCTTCAGGAGAAAGTGGATGCTGATATCAAATTTGATGCTTACGAAGCTTTAGTATCTGGACCAAGTTCAGTTATGAAAGGTGAACCAGCTCAAATTAAAGTGGCGATCGGAACTTTTGCTAGTTCAGTTCCTGGTTTATCAATCACTGGAGCGCAGGTTGTAAATGGACAAGGGGTTATTACTCCTAATACAGGTTCTACTGGAGAGCAGAAGTTCCAGGGAACTATTACATTCAATGACAAAAACGGAAAAGCACATTCACTTCCATATGCTCATACACTTAATGTCGTTTCTGGTGCAGAAGCACTTAAAGAGCAAAGTGGTGCAATCTTAGCAGCTGATAAGATGAATGTTCTTTATAGAGGACTTTCTAACCCTGTTTCGGGGTCAATCCTGGGTGCAGATCTTAGTGCAACTACTTTATCAGCAGCGGGTGCATCTGTAAGCGGAAGTAGTGGAAAATGGAATGTTACACCTGGTGCTGGTAATGAGGTTACACTTACAATTGCTGGAAAATCACCAAGTGGAAAAACAATTTCTCAGCCTTTCAAATTTAGAGTTAAAAATATCCCTCCGCCAAGAGGTGAAATTAGAGGTAAGGGTTATGATGTAATGCCTGCCAACATGATTTCAAAACAAACTTTAACAGCTACACTTAAAGATTTTGATTTCCCAGTTTCGTTTAATGTGGTAAGCTTTAAAGTTAAAGTACCTGGTAAGGCAGTAATGTCTGTAAACGGAAGTTCATTAGCACCAGTAGAGTCCTTAACAAAAGGTCTAAGATCTGGAGATAACGTAGCAATCTTTGATGTTCAGGCAACAGCTCAAGGATTAAGCGGAGTAGTACTTCCTAATATCAGCGGTGTAGTTATTAGTGTACTATAA